Part of the Bacteriovorax stolpii genome, GATTTTTCAGATCAGTGGAAAGAAAATCAAGGCCAACCAAAGTCAGGTACAGGAAGGGCGAGCTGAATTAACTCACAACTTAGCTGAAGGTCTTTCAAGCCATAAAGTGACCAAAGCTTTTAACCTGCAAAGATTCGTGATGGAGCGCTACGAGAGATCCCAGGATTATTATTTTAAATTTCAAATGAAGACGACGAAAGTCGAAGAGATCGCTCACCCGTTCGTTGAACTTATTGGGGCGATCGCTTTTTCTCTGGTTATCGTTTTTGCTTACTACAGAATTAAATCAGGTGCGATGACTGTCGGGGATTTTATCCAGTTCGTAGCGGCCCTTGCTCTTTTAATGGATCCAATCAGAAAGTACTCTCAGGCCAACGTAAAACTTGGACAAGGTTTAGCGGCTGCAGATCGCATTAACCAGATTCTTGATCTGGAAGAAGAAGTTGATAGAGGGACTTACGAGATTAAATCGTTTAACGATGAAATCGCGGTTAATAACGTGACTTTTGGTTACGGTGAAGCCGATGTCCTGAAAGATTTTTCTCTTAAAGTTAAAAAAGGCCAGAAGATCGCTCTTGTTGGTTTATCAGGTTCTGGAAAGTCGACATTGATCAACCTGCTGCTTGGTCTTTACCCGCTTTCACAAGGCTCAATCACTATTGATGGAAGGTCACTTTCAGATATTAAACTTAAAGAATTAAGAAAGCGTTTTGGGCTAGTGTCTCAGGATATTTTCCTTTTCCACGATACGATCAGAGAAAACTTAACGATCGGTGGGACATTCAGTGATGAAGAAATCCAGCGCGCCCTTGAAGTTTCTTACGCTTCAGAGTTTGTGAATAAACTCCCTCAAGGCCTAAATACAGTGGTAGGGGACAGAGGCGCAAAACTCTCTGGTGGACAACAGCAGCGTTTAACGATTGCTCGTGCGTTCTTGCAGAACACTGACATTCTTTTATTCGATGAGGCAACAAGTGCGCTTGATAACGAATCAGAGAAAGTTGTTCAAAGAGCTCTTGAGTCCATCGCTGGAAACAAAACCGTTATTGCTGTTGCTCACAGGCTTTCGACGATTCAGGACTACGACCGCATTTTCGTTTTAAAGGACGGACGTCTGGTTGAAGAAGGAACTCATAACGAACTGATGTCAAACAACAGTGAGTACAAAAAACTTTATGAGCTTTCGCTTAAAGCTTAGGTTCGAAGGATTTTTAAGGCCCCTCTGAATTTACTCATAAATTCAAAAGGTGATTTGGTTTTGACTGCGCTTCTGAAAATGTAGCGCGGTCTGAAATAAAACTTGCGGTAAGCATACTTATGTAGCTCTACCAGTCTCTTCATTGGCACATACTCTTCCCAGTGATCCACTTTAAAATCTTTGGTCGGATTCATGGCAAACTTCTGCCATCTTCCGCCTTCAATTAATCCTTTGGCCACGGCCTGGTCATAGGCTTCAGTATGTGGATATAGAGTCATAATATTAAATTGAGCATAGTCCGGGTCTAAATCGACAAGGAATTGAATATTCTTGATGATATCGGCCTCTGATCTTTCATGAGGAAGACCAATCATATAGTCGGCCACGGAAATAATTCCAAGCTCTCGGCACCAGCGGAAAGCATTCTGGATTTTTTCAACATTGCAGCCTTTCTTTAAAACTTTTAGTCCTTCATCACTTCCGGTTTCCACTCCAAATGAGATTAAGCGGCATCCATTTTTCTTGGCGATGGCCAGGGCCTCTTTAGTGAGTGAATTCACGCGTCCTCTAAAATCCCAGGTAATCTTAAGCTCTCTGCGCTCAAACTCTTCACAGATTTCAATAAGGCGTTTTGGAGTGATGTTAAAGAGGTCATCGTAGAAATGGAATTCATCGTAACCAAGTTTTAAACACTCTTCGATTTCATCGGCGATCAGCTTCGGGCTTCTCGCACGGTATTTTTTGTAAGGAACATTACAGAATGTACAAAGGTAAGGGCATCCACGACTACTGATAATCGTCGCCAGGTTACTGCTTACTCCTAAGATACTGCTGTATTTGATGTGCTTAATAAATTTTCTATTGGGGATAGGAATTGTGTCGACATCATCCACATACGCAGGATTGACGATCACAGAATTTAGGAAGCGATTGTCTTTTTTCGGTTCTTCTGCTCGTTTGATAGATTCTTTTGTATAGACCCCTAGGATGTGCTCAATCGACTCTTTCTTTTCCAGGCAATTCACTAAGTCAGTAAAGGCCTTTTCACCTTCACCAACAACAATCGAGTCGATGTTAGGCATGGCCGCAGCTTCGTTTGGATACGAAATCGCATGGTGTCCACCAAGGCAAATGTGGCAATTGGGAAAATTGGCCTTCACATTTTCAGCAACCATTTTGATGTCGACTAAAGAAATCGTAAAGCTGGTCATTCCTAAAACATCAGGCTGAATGATTTTTAATCTTTCGATAAGAGCATCGTGATCCACTTGTTCGGCCACGCAGTCGATGAAGTGAAGATTGTGACCTGTGGTGTTTTTCTCTAAGTAAGACAGAACATAGAGTGCACCCAGTGGAGGAAAATAACCATAGTCGTCAGCTTCTAAAAAACTGTCGCCTTTTTCGTCGGGAAATTCGACGATGGTGTTTTTATCCGGCGGGTTGATAATAACTATATTCATAAAAAGCATTATAACATAAACTAATTTTACGTGAGAAAAATGAGGGAAAAAGAGCACCATGATTTCGCTGGGGATTATCTGTTATCAGGGACATTCATCATCTGCTGCATTGGTAAAAGATGGCAAGACCCTAGGAGCGGTCTCGGAAGAGCGTTTCTCCCGCAAGAAATTCGATGATGCTTTTCCCGAAAAGTCCATTGAGTACCTGACCACAGAACTTGGCATTTCTTTCGAAGAGATTGATCACATCGCTATTGGCTGGTCTCCGCGCTTAACCATACTTGGCCAGCTAAAAAGTTTACACAAAAAATCACTGCGCTTTTTTCTGGAAAAAAGAGAAGGGGCCAAAAAACGTTCGCGCTTTAATAAATTTTTTCTCATCGCCAATCTAAAAAATGAAATAAAAAAACGCTATCAATTCAAAGGAGAAATTTCCTTTGTCGATCATCACCTGGCCCATGCGGTATCGGCCTATGTGCAGACAGAAAAAAGAGATGGCATTTGTATGGTGGCCGATGGAATGGGGGAGTTTGCTTCTACCAGCCTGTTTGAGTTTAAAGGGCCCGATGCACGCAAAATCTATGAAGACCATTTTCCGCATTCATTGGGAGTGCTTTATTCAAGTGCGACGCAGTTTTTAGGTTTTACTCCAGATAGCGATGAATTTAAGGTTATGGGACTTGCAGCCTATTCCAAGAGCCTGCGTTTTAACGAGCGTTTTAAAGAGCTTTATCGTTTTAATGAGAATCATTTTGAATTGAACCTTAAGTATTTTGAGATTCATAAAAAAGGGAATCAGTTTTTCTCTGAGGCTTTTTATGAACTCTTTGCGGATGTGAAGACAGAAAGTGACCGGATGGATTTTGCCCGTTCGCTACAAGATCATTTGAACTTTATTGTGCTTGGGATTTTAGAAAAAAATAAATCACTTTTTCATTCAGATTCTTTTTCTGCTTCCGGTGGAGTTTTCCTCAACTGTTTATTGAATCAGAAAATTGCAGAGAGTTCACTTTTTAAAAGTTATACATTTTTTCCAGTGGCCGATGATAATGGGACAGCTCTCGGCGCTGCTCAATGGGTGCAGATGCAAGCTGGCATGGAGATGAAAAAGGTCGATCATCTTTTTCTTGGCCCGGGAATTGAAAATATTCAAATCAGTTCATTTAAAAATCTTCAGCATAAAAAAATCTCTCATGTCAGCGAAGTGGCTGAGCTCTTGGCAAAAGGAAAAGTCATCGCTTGGATGCAAGGAAGAATGGAGTTTGGGCATCGCTCACTTGGAAATCGCAGTATTTTAGGTGATCCTCGCGACAAAAAGATGAAAGATATTATCAATGAAAAAGTAAAGTTTCGTGAACCTTACAGACCTTTTGCTCCAAGTTTTCCAGAAGGGAAGTTACAGGATTTTTATCAAACTGATAAAACTTCTTACCCTTTTATGATTGAAACATTGCATGCTAAAGATGTGACTAAAGAACTTGCTCCGGCCATTGTTCATGA contains:
- a CDS encoding ABC transporter ATP-binding protein; the protein is MIKKLIQQLWPYIKPYKSMALAAFLLSFVLAALTGAQVKLIKPIFDSGLSGSATLQEVLTLSGLLLLLGVINFPARYFHFYWMRYVGEKMNSDMRSTLFAKLQRLPTSFYNQNKQGRMLSTVLNDAEIFAQSFRALIDIIREPVKALVYLGLAIYSDWQLTLVILVVGPLFVMIFQISGKKIKANQSQVQEGRAELTHNLAEGLSSHKVTKAFNLQRFVMERYERSQDYYFKFQMKTTKVEEIAHPFVELIGAIAFSLVIVFAYYRIKSGAMTVGDFIQFVAALALLMDPIRKYSQANVKLGQGLAAADRINQILDLEEEVDRGTYEIKSFNDEIAVNNVTFGYGEADVLKDFSLKVKKGQKIALVGLSGSGKSTLINLLLGLYPLSQGSITIDGRSLSDIKLKELRKRFGLVSQDIFLFHDTIRENLTIGGTFSDEEIQRALEVSYASEFVNKLPQGLNTVVGDRGAKLSGGQQQRLTIARAFLQNTDILLFDEATSALDNESEKVVQRALESIAGNKTVIAVAHRLSTIQDYDRIFVLKDGRLVEEGTHNELMSNNSEYKKLYELSLKA
- a CDS encoding B12-binding domain-containing radical SAM protein; amino-acid sequence: MNIVIINPPDKNTIVEFPDEKGDSFLEADDYGYFPPLGALYVLSYLEKNTTGHNLHFIDCVAEQVDHDALIERLKIIQPDVLGMTSFTISLVDIKMVAENVKANFPNCHICLGGHHAISYPNEAAAMPNIDSIVVGEGEKAFTDLVNCLEKKESIEHILGVYTKESIKRAEEPKKDNRFLNSVIVNPAYVDDVDTIPIPNRKFIKHIKYSSILGVSSNLATIISSRGCPYLCTFCNVPYKKYRARSPKLIADEIEECLKLGYDEFHFYDDLFNITPKRLIEICEEFERRELKITWDFRGRVNSLTKEALAIAKKNGCRLISFGVETGSDEGLKVLKKGCNVEKIQNAFRWCRELGIISVADYMIGLPHERSEADIIKNIQFLVDLDPDYAQFNIMTLYPHTEAYDQAVAKGLIEGGRWQKFAMNPTKDFKVDHWEEYVPMKRLVELHKYAYRKFYFRPRYIFRSAVKTKSPFEFMSKFRGALKILRT
- a CDS encoding carbamoyltransferase family protein is translated as MISLGIICYQGHSSSAALVKDGKTLGAVSEERFSRKKFDDAFPEKSIEYLTTELGISFEEIDHIAIGWSPRLTILGQLKSLHKKSLRFFLEKREGAKKRSRFNKFFLIANLKNEIKKRYQFKGEISFVDHHLAHAVSAYVQTEKRDGICMVADGMGEFASTSLFEFKGPDARKIYEDHFPHSLGVLYSSATQFLGFTPDSDEFKVMGLAAYSKSLRFNERFKELYRFNENHFELNLKYFEIHKKGNQFFSEAFYELFADVKTESDRMDFARSLQDHLNFIVLGILEKNKSLFHSDSFSASGGVFLNCLLNQKIAESSLFKSYTFFPVADDNGTALGAAQWVQMQAGMEMKKVDHLFLGPGIENIQISSFKNLQHKKISHVSEVAELLAKGKVIAWMQGRMEFGHRSLGNRSILGDPRDKKMKDIINEKVKFREPYRPFAPSFPEGKLQDFYQTDKTSYPFMIETLHAKDVTKELAPAIVHEDGTSRVQTVSSVHSPEFYELLKEFYKLTDCPILLNTSFNINGMPIVLSVDDAVDCFMKTEMDYLVIKDYLLWK